ATTTAAATTATTTTTTAGCAAGTGGATAGAATCACTGCTAAAAAAAAGACTATCAATTTTTCAAGAACAGCTATGTTTTTCAAAAAATGTTCATGAAAAAGCAATGGAATAGTTCAGATACTTATCGATTTTGACCACTGAAAACTCTTAATTTTATATAACGAAACCCAAAAATAACACGAACAATTCGTATAAAACTTATAAAAAAGTTCCGATACTTATCTATTTCAAGCACTGAAACTCTAATGAAAAATTTGTTTTGAAGTTATAATTAAATTTTTTGACACTGTTAAAAATTTAAAAAATTAAAACTATTGATTGATAGTGTAATATTGCTCTAACTTCTTAAAATTGCTTTTATTTAGTAAAATTGATTTTATTTCAAACAAAAACTATATTAATTCTAAATAATAGAATATTAATGAATTATTCATAAAATATAGATAAATAAAAGTTATTGAGGAATATAAATGGTCAATAAAAGATTTACATTGCTAAATGAAAATGTGGAAAATAAAAAATCACCAATTTGTGAAAACAATAACTTATTGAATTATAGTACTGTATGCAATTTGTTAAATGAGTTGTATGAAGAAAATGAATTACTGAAATCCAATGAAACCATAGATTTATTACAGCAAAAAAATATTATGCAAGAAAAAGAGATTGAACGATTGACTGAAATGTATTTCCAAAAACAAGATGATTTAAGTAAAGTGATTGAGCAGAATAAGGATTTAAATAATGCTTATGAAATATTAATGGCATTATGTGAAAAAGAGGGAATCTTATGAGGAGTAAAATCAGATATTCCTGTAATCAGAAAGATTGGTTTCGTAACATGAATAATATTGTAGTGAATTATAGGCATAGGGGAGAAGCAAATGATATGTATCTTGTTCATATGTCTTGTCCGAAGTGTCAGATTGATCGAGTAGGTTTTTATCCGAAGAATTGGAAATGGAGATGATTGAATGATTGATGACATGTGAGTAAAAATAAGTATAATGATAGGCAGTTGTCATTTTGTAAAATGTAAACATGATAAGAATGGAAAATTCAGATAAAAGATGTGATAGAATGACTGAAAAACAATTTACAGTAGAAGATATTGAAGATATGATTTATCGATTAGGAGTATTAATATCCGATGCCTCACATGGACTCCTCATTACCACTTTGAAAAAAAATTTTTTTGAAGAATATAAAAAATTTGACACAGTAACTGCATGGGAGTGCTTTGTTGATGAAGTGAACCGTATAGAATCCGTTGTAGAATTACATGACTTTCTTGTAGGATTTAATAAGGAAGATTGGAAATTATTATTAGAAAGATTTGAAGAATGATTTTGAATGTCTAAAATTAAGATTTATCTAAGCAATTGTACACTAAAAATATTTAAGTAATTTAATACATGCATTGGAAAAAGGGGTTTGAATGACGAATAAAAGAAAAAAAATAACTCTTGATGACATTATTGGGATAATTGACATTCCACCAATTGAAGGAAGGTTTCAGGAAATTCTTTCTACTCAAAAAATATTAGATACTGAAACAAACATCCAATATGATGGATTAGTGGATAGAGAATTTCTGGAGCTTGTCAATGAAATATTTGAAGAAAAAGAAAAGTACTTTGAAATAGTAAAAATGAATATAAATCAATTTAAAGAAAACACTTGCATAAATTAAGTGTTTTTAAAGAATATACTCAAAAATATGAGAAATACAGAAAAGAACAGACATTATCCTTGGAATTTAGCAGTACTATAAAAAATATATACTAAAATTTATAGTACCTCCAAAACATACTATAATTTATAGTATATACTAAAATTTATATTATAAAACAAACATACTATAATTTGTAGTACATATAGGAGCTTAAATTATGACCGACTTACCTTGGGGGACTAATCAAAATTTAACTGATGAAGAGTTTTACAATAGAAAAAGCGAATTAATAAACATTAAAAACCTTCTACAATCAACAAGCCAAGGCCATGCCCCCGATTTATTATTGACAGGCATAAGAGGTGTGGGAAAAACTGTTTTTCTTAAAAAATTAAAACGAGAAAT
The uncultured Methanobrevibacter sp. genome window above contains:
- a CDS encoding ATP-binding protein produces the protein MTDLPWGTNQNLTDEEFYNRKSELINIKNLLQSTSQGHAPDLLLTGIRGVGKTVFLKKLKREMDDNYLVVYIDFSKSKCYQKNQMSIIGLMEHIFKEF